One Agrobacterium tumefaciens genomic window carries:
- a CDS encoding restriction endonuclease has protein sequence MAALEQFEATEANLIKLERLWDEMAALIPTGIAFGGNVEYEDRARSFDVLVASLPKIGGWKPTATPPDLDGLAQSRLDAMELDEPSAHVPVERWIEEPGRELQEYRFRFNNMRRALIRDALIGLIDQIDADLRGVRAVVGVDAERRQQIDKEVWSDMREHMKQIEVLLGSSVKKPARWSDMMRHIHFGCVGDLHDIEAMDWPDVKDSLRKGLYGVNEAVPVQVEDLSALVATRPTGPITTALSWSKIDDQTFERLIFTLISDTLGYENPEWLMQTRAPDRGRDLSVMRVIQDELSGTLRLRVVIQCKHWTSRSVSLSEVSSTKDQMSLWPNPRVDVLIIATSGRFTADAVTWIEQHNANGASPRIEMWPESHLERLLAARPAIIAEFGLRGH, from the coding sequence ATGGCGGCTCTCGAGCAGTTCGAGGCGACGGAAGCCAATCTCATCAAGCTGGAACGGCTCTGGGACGAGATGGCAGCGCTGATCCCGACTGGAATCGCTTTCGGTGGGAATGTCGAATACGAGGATCGGGCGCGCTCTTTCGATGTTCTCGTCGCAAGCCTTCCGAAAATCGGGGGATGGAAGCCGACGGCGACACCTCCCGATCTCGACGGGCTCGCGCAAAGCCGGCTGGATGCGATGGAGCTCGATGAGCCAAGCGCGCATGTACCCGTCGAACGCTGGATCGAGGAGCCAGGGCGTGAACTGCAGGAGTACCGCTTCCGGTTCAACAATATGCGAAGGGCACTTATCCGTGACGCGCTCATCGGTTTGATTGATCAGATCGATGCGGACCTTCGAGGGGTTCGCGCGGTCGTAGGCGTGGACGCAGAACGCCGGCAGCAGATCGACAAAGAAGTATGGAGCGACATGCGTGAGCACATGAAGCAGATTGAGGTGCTGCTTGGTTCGAGCGTGAAGAAGCCGGCGCGGTGGTCCGACATGATGCGGCACATTCATTTTGGATGCGTCGGCGACCTCCACGATATCGAAGCGATGGACTGGCCTGACGTAAAGGACAGCCTGCGTAAGGGTTTGTACGGCGTCAACGAGGCGGTCCCTGTCCAGGTCGAGGACTTGTCGGCCTTGGTCGCCACGCGGCCCACTGGCCCAATCACGACGGCATTGAGCTGGTCTAAGATCGATGACCAGACTTTTGAACGTCTGATTTTCACGCTCATCAGCGACACCCTGGGCTACGAGAATCCAGAGTGGCTGATGCAGACGAGAGCGCCTGACAGAGGTCGAGATCTATCTGTGATGCGCGTGATTCAGGACGAGCTGTCGGGCACGTTGCGCCTTCGTGTTGTAATACAGTGTAAGCATTGGACGAGCCGTAGCGTGAGCCTCTCTGAGGTCTCGTCGACGAAGGATCAAATGTCGCTTTGGCCCAATCCTAGGGTCGATGTGCTGATCATAGCAACCAGCGGGCGCTTCACCGCTGATGCCGTGACTTGGATCGAGCAGCACAATGCAAATGGCGCGTCGCCGCGCATTGAGATGTGGCCCGAGAGCCATCTCGAACGCCTCTTGGCCGCTCGGCCTGCTATTATCGCGGAGTTCGGTTTACGCGGACACTGA
- a CDS encoding ATP-dependent helicase, giving the protein MSSDRSLLQALAELKSNPEQSAAVVETGHCIVLAGPGSGKTKTLTTAMARVLAQDVAEPRGVACITYNNECAIELETRLARLGVVPGDRAFIGTVHGFAASQVIGPYARCVPIGLPANFRVATRLEARAAVEVAYRNAINGTDNPHQRWEFASEKRKRDVDRSRPEWRGRNPELAAFIETYEAELRRQGLLDFDDMPLLAYRMIKENVWIREALRARFPVLFVDEYQDLGHALHELVLLLCFEGGIRLFAVGDADQSIYAFAGANPELLESLTRRTDVRTIKLRFNYRSGGKIIRASLGALGEERDYRGVDGAPEGDLSFWEAPYGLDSQAQVIADTIIPKLIEQGFELGQIAVLYRAAWLGDKVATVMKDANIPFVRTDTNALVRRNSRLARFIEECARWATGGWRDADPPYARLLSQAITLVFGRHASEGEEQDLSAQLMAFLNASIGTAETTHAWLQRFSRELITPWSDVARNSEQEWQVCDEMIANTDPARDLDLSLAHFAGRIEGAGRVNLSTLHSAKGREFDAVIMYGVNNTDFPSDRDKRTPAGLREARRLFYVGVTRPKKHLSLVFQEQHFSPWVLELFQRSQKE; this is encoded by the coding sequence ATGTCTAGTGATCGCTCGCTTCTTCAGGCCCTAGCGGAGCTCAAGTCGAACCCGGAACAGTCGGCCGCTGTCGTTGAAACCGGGCATTGCATCGTGCTGGCCGGTCCCGGAAGTGGGAAGACCAAAACTCTGACCACGGCTATGGCGCGGGTTTTGGCCCAAGACGTCGCCGAACCCCGAGGTGTCGCCTGCATCACCTACAATAACGAGTGCGCTATCGAACTCGAAACCCGTCTCGCCCGCCTTGGCGTTGTTCCTGGAGATCGCGCCTTCATCGGCACCGTGCACGGCTTTGCGGCGAGCCAGGTGATTGGCCCCTATGCCCGCTGTGTGCCAATCGGCCTTCCTGCGAACTTCAGGGTTGCGACGCGATTGGAAGCGAGAGCTGCGGTGGAGGTCGCGTACAGGAACGCCATCAACGGTACCGACAATCCGCACCAGCGTTGGGAGTTCGCGTCCGAGAAGCGCAAGCGCGACGTTGATCGTTCGCGTCCTGAATGGCGTGGGCGCAATCCCGAACTGGCCGCTTTCATCGAGACCTATGAGGCGGAACTGCGGCGACAGGGTCTGCTCGATTTCGATGACATGCCGCTTCTGGCCTATCGCATGATCAAGGAAAACGTCTGGATCCGTGAGGCACTTCGCGCGCGTTTCCCGGTGTTGTTCGTCGACGAGTATCAGGATCTCGGCCATGCGCTACATGAACTCGTTCTGCTCTTGTGCTTTGAGGGCGGAATCCGACTTTTCGCCGTTGGCGATGCTGACCAGTCGATCTATGCCTTTGCCGGCGCCAATCCCGAACTCCTCGAAAGCCTTACGCGCCGCACGGATGTGCGGACCATCAAACTGCGGTTCAACTATCGTTCCGGCGGAAAAATTATTCGCGCGTCTCTGGGTGCGCTCGGTGAAGAACGCGACTACCGTGGCGTCGACGGCGCGCCCGAAGGAGATCTAAGCTTCTGGGAGGCGCCCTATGGCCTTGACTCGCAGGCGCAAGTCATCGCCGATACGATCATCCCAAAGCTTATCGAGCAAGGATTCGAGCTTGGGCAGATCGCGGTCCTTTACCGAGCCGCGTGGCTCGGCGACAAGGTCGCCACCGTAATGAAAGATGCCAACATTCCCTTTGTTCGAACCGACACCAACGCCCTGGTTAGGAGAAACTCGCGCCTTGCGCGCTTCATTGAGGAGTGCGCGCGCTGGGCGACCGGTGGTTGGCGTGATGCCGATCCACCCTATGCGCGGCTTTTGTCGCAGGCGATCACGCTTGTGTTCGGGCGGCATGCCAGCGAAGGCGAGGAACAGGATTTGTCCGCGCAGCTTATGGCGTTCCTGAATGCATCAATCGGGACTGCGGAGACGACGCATGCGTGGCTGCAGCGTTTCTCGCGAGAGCTCATAACGCCATGGAGTGACGTTGCGCGAAATTCCGAACAAGAATGGCAAGTCTGCGACGAAATGATCGCCAATACGGATCCGGCGCGTGACCTCGATCTCTCGCTGGCGCACTTCGCTGGGCGTATCGAAGGAGCAGGGCGCGTTAACCTCAGTACACTGCATAGCGCGAAGGGCAGGGAGTTTGACGCCGTCATCATGTACGGGGTCAACAACACAGATTTCCCGAGCGATCGGGATAAACGCACACCGGCCGGGCTTCGAGAAGCAAGGCGCTTGTTCTATGTCGGCGTGACTCGGCCGAAAAAACACCTCAGCCTGGTTTTTCAGGAGCAGCACTTTTCCCCTTGGGTCCTTGAACTGTTTCAAAGAAGCCAGAAAGAATAG
- a CDS encoding ATP-dependent nuclease, with protein sequence MRLSKLSIRNFRNFQSIDIPLSGNVVLLGQNRVGKSNLLFAIQLILDPTLPDSARQLKLTDFWDGGPADFSGPIEVHLELSDFATDMALTALLTDFRAAHDPTVAQLSYVFRKKSDITGAPQSSADCEFLVFGGGDETRSLPSRVRRRIAIELLDALRDAEGQLGSWRNSPLRPLLEDAVSGISRADIDAVAAELDKATKTLETFPTIKTLEDELRAGIVHLSGKPHDIDARLRFAPNDPLRLFRAIAMFIDNGKRGIGDASLGSANVALLALKLAEFSWRRKKNERNFSLLCIEEPEAHLHPQLQRSVFKKLLGNVDASQSMIVTSHSPTLAAVTPLRSIVQLKKQAGATQAFSLANLPVTPDEIDDLETYLNATRAELLFARGAIFIEGDAEEALLPIFASSLGHSLDELGITVCNVGGVNFRPYVKLAEALKLPYSVITDWDPLDGTKPPLGKKRTLDLWQDILAVRGLPLLTPAQLATWEPMDHAAFSVNAAKSGIFLNDQTFEVSVANTPVLLKPLLDILGEQDFGSVRTGRIAAWRAGAAVDAPQLLAMIADIGKGRLGARLAKKSVGLKPPAYIESAINAVVGLVAHV encoded by the coding sequence ATGCGTCTGAGCAAGTTGAGCATAAGAAATTTCAGGAACTTTCAATCTATCGATATTCCACTATCTGGCAATGTCGTGCTGCTTGGGCAGAATAGAGTCGGAAAAAGCAATCTGCTGTTCGCAATCCAGCTCATACTCGATCCAACCCTGCCTGACTCGGCCCGACAACTGAAGCTGACCGACTTCTGGGATGGTGGGCCGGCCGATTTCAGTGGGCCCATTGAGGTCCATTTGGAGCTCTCGGATTTCGCTACCGACATGGCCTTGACTGCGCTTTTGACCGATTTTCGCGCCGCTCACGATCCGACGGTCGCGCAGCTCAGCTACGTCTTCCGCAAGAAGTCCGACATCACTGGCGCTCCGCAATCAAGTGCCGATTGTGAGTTTCTCGTTTTCGGTGGCGGCGACGAAACCCGCTCGCTTCCTAGCAGGGTGCGTCGCCGCATCGCGATCGAGTTATTGGACGCCTTGCGCGATGCCGAAGGGCAATTGGGCAGCTGGCGCAATTCGCCATTGCGCCCTCTGCTCGAGGATGCCGTCTCCGGGATCAGCCGCGCGGACATCGACGCAGTGGCTGCCGAACTCGACAAGGCGACCAAGACGCTCGAAACGTTTCCGACGATCAAGACGCTGGAAGATGAATTGCGGGCGGGTATCGTCCATCTTTCCGGAAAGCCACACGACATCGATGCTCGCCTGAGATTCGCGCCGAACGACCCGCTGCGCCTTTTTCGGGCGATTGCGATGTTCATCGACAATGGAAAGCGTGGCATTGGGGATGCCAGTCTTGGCTCGGCCAACGTGGCGTTGTTGGCTTTGAAGCTCGCAGAATTCTCATGGCGCCGGAAGAAGAACGAACGAAACTTCTCGCTCCTTTGCATCGAGGAGCCAGAGGCGCACCTTCATCCGCAACTCCAGCGATCCGTCTTCAAGAAGCTGCTTGGCAACGTCGACGCGTCGCAGTCGATGATCGTCACCAGTCATTCGCCGACCTTGGCAGCAGTCACCCCGTTGCGCTCAATCGTCCAGTTGAAGAAGCAGGCTGGGGCGACCCAGGCATTCTCGTTGGCGAACCTGCCGGTAACGCCGGACGAGATCGACGATCTTGAAACGTATCTCAATGCGACACGCGCTGAGCTGCTGTTCGCCCGAGGCGCCATTTTCATTGAGGGAGACGCGGAGGAAGCGCTCCTGCCCATCTTCGCCTCATCACTCGGTCATTCGCTGGATGAGCTTGGGATAACGGTCTGCAATGTCGGCGGGGTCAACTTCCGCCCCTATGTAAAGCTCGCTGAAGCATTGAAGCTTCCCTATAGCGTGATCACCGACTGGGATCCTCTCGATGGCACCAAGCCTCCTCTGGGAAAGAAGCGGACTCTGGATCTCTGGCAGGATATACTCGCGGTTCGCGGTCTGCCGCTCCTCACGCCTGCGCAACTGGCAACATGGGAGCCAATGGACCATGCCGCGTTCAGCGTGAACGCAGCAAAATCTGGCATATTTCTCAACGATCAAACCTTTGAAGTGTCTGTTGCCAATACGCCCGTCCTGCTGAAACCGCTTCTCGATATCCTGGGTGAGCAGGACTTTGGCTCGGTGCGAACGGGACGCATCGCCGCCTGGCGAGCTGGTGCGGCGGTCGATGCCCCACAATTGCTTGCCATGATCGCCGACATTGGCAAGGGGCGGCTCGGCGCCCGCCTGGCGAAGAAATCCGTAGGCCTCAAGCCGCCGGCCTATATCGAAAGCGCGATCAACGCGGTCGTTGGATTGGTTGCTCATGTCTAG
- a CDS encoding UvrD-helicase domain-containing protein, with protein MTLVDQDNRCRAMADFSSILLVEAAAGTGKTSLMAGRVAMMLAAGHRPGEIAAITFTELAASQLAARIKETVELLLAGKIPAFLKAVIPNGLSEQQRSALVAASTQLDELTATTIHGFCQAIIRSHGVQAGLDPGARIADATVADNLFMAELSAWFSRRLAIDASEDDPIVVLAEQIPLQVVDLVRELALLRRKHADAQPIVPPRGLRPDIDFVQAVDDFERWRASVGEEVWEREIAQELRRLATRYQGCFTGDPDFRSLWQLCDPGSGRLFGRKGLQLKTYDEAARGFGAHTNDIGNDAGRALYEAVNDAWGQLIGNIASTLVCSLSGSLDQLLESYRARKRAAAILDFDDLIIHVQSLMRSHEEVRQAVGRRYRYVLVDEFQDTDRIQIEILFSIAATAERPTHWEAARLRAGALFLVGDPKQAIYRFRGADIEAYELCRRLIQGQDGGAIIEVTANFRSLSPIIHHVNASFEPVFAKPSQPRYVALAPTLSDVSQTLPCVVRSTIEIATDERIYAETFRDAEAERVADICAGLVGNLPILRADNTRTPLRAGDIALLSPGHTELWRYERALEQRGLAVSSQAGQTLMRRQETQDVLALVRVLADSSDTFAFGAFMRGPLVGFSEQELLDITAALSADGTGQTFFTVRTDPDLVQHPLAKDILILLQSLRRKASVTTPSLILAEALERLNARVIIAARHGNRNARALANLDALIERARSYGVAGLRAFVRDLHSDWERKARAPEGRIDAAEHAVEIVTIHSAKGLEWPVVIPINSTTELYRPDQFVHRQSDNSLHWMIGGVTPPELAAARAAESLEDANQRERIWYVACTRARNLLILPHIPQASKDSWFSSVDLRQLEVPELDLSSFTPLTNRSGASQPNEQSAQIFATEQRFVEDSAPPLVWRRPSEHDGDRLGDALDGVITLDSQAERLEIAGAGARRGVILHKLMEELLTGELANELAASVSRARFLLDQLTPGTEDDRARPDPNEMAAAALRTLALPEIAELRPRLVPEMPVWASDENVLVAGRADALAISDQGIDTAFDWKSDVNPTLAVRKAHAQQLRDYLSATHAARGAVVYLTSGEIVWVEAENGEHVSREPVADRDAP; from the coding sequence ATGACGCTCGTCGATCAGGATAACCGTTGCCGGGCAATGGCAGACTTCTCGTCGATCCTGCTGGTGGAGGCGGCTGCAGGGACCGGGAAGACGTCGCTCATGGCCGGGCGCGTGGCAATGATGCTCGCCGCAGGTCACCGCCCCGGTGAAATCGCCGCGATCACCTTTACCGAATTAGCGGCAAGCCAACTTGCCGCGCGAATCAAGGAGACCGTCGAACTCCTGCTGGCGGGCAAGATTCCAGCTTTCCTGAAGGCGGTCATTCCGAACGGGCTCTCCGAGCAGCAGCGAAGCGCCCTTGTCGCCGCATCCACGCAACTCGACGAGTTGACTGCGACAACCATCCACGGCTTTTGTCAGGCGATCATTCGCAGCCATGGCGTCCAGGCCGGCCTTGATCCTGGCGCTCGCATCGCCGACGCGACCGTCGCTGATAATTTGTTCATGGCGGAATTATCAGCGTGGTTCTCACGCCGGCTCGCGATTGACGCCTCAGAGGACGATCCGATCGTCGTCTTGGCAGAGCAAATCCCGCTGCAAGTGGTCGACCTCGTCCGCGAACTTGCACTCCTCCGGCGCAAGCACGCCGATGCTCAGCCGATCGTTCCGCCCCGAGGCTTGAGACCTGACATCGACTTCGTCCAGGCGGTCGACGACTTCGAACGATGGAGAGCAAGCGTCGGGGAGGAGGTATGGGAGCGAGAAATCGCACAGGAGCTCCGAAGGCTTGCGACGCGCTACCAGGGCTGCTTCACCGGCGATCCGGATTTCCGCTCGCTGTGGCAGCTTTGCGACCCAGGATCGGGCCGGTTGTTTGGACGGAAGGGATTGCAGCTCAAGACCTATGACGAGGCCGCCCGTGGTTTTGGCGCTCACACCAATGACATTGGCAACGATGCTGGGCGGGCGCTGTACGAGGCGGTCAACGATGCATGGGGCCAGCTCATTGGCAACATCGCGAGCACGCTCGTCTGTTCGCTATCAGGCTCGCTTGACCAACTCCTGGAGAGCTATCGCGCCCGGAAACGCGCGGCGGCAATTTTGGATTTCGACGATCTGATAATTCACGTGCAGTCTCTCATGCGCTCACACGAAGAGGTTCGGCAGGCAGTTGGGCGGCGCTATCGGTATGTTCTAGTCGACGAATTTCAGGACACAGACCGCATTCAAATTGAAATTTTGTTCTCAATCGCTGCGACCGCCGAACGCCCAACGCATTGGGAGGCCGCGCGGCTGCGTGCCGGAGCACTTTTCCTTGTCGGCGATCCGAAGCAGGCGATCTATCGCTTCCGGGGTGCCGATATCGAAGCCTACGAGCTTTGCCGCAGGCTGATCCAAGGCCAGGACGGCGGAGCTATCATCGAGGTCACGGCCAATTTTCGATCGCTTAGCCCGATCATCCACCACGTCAATGCAAGTTTCGAACCGGTTTTTGCGAAGCCTTCGCAGCCCCGATATGTCGCTCTTGCTCCAACACTGTCCGACGTGTCGCAAACCCTCCCCTGCGTGGTACGTTCCACGATCGAGATCGCGACCGACGAGCGCATTTACGCAGAGACGTTCCGGGACGCCGAAGCCGAAAGGGTCGCGGATATCTGCGCAGGATTGGTCGGAAACCTGCCAATTCTGCGGGCCGACAACACGCGCACGCCCCTGCGGGCCGGTGACATCGCGCTGCTATCGCCGGGTCACACAGAACTCTGGCGCTATGAACGGGCGCTCGAACAGCGAGGCCTCGCGGTGTCGTCGCAAGCTGGCCAGACCTTGATGCGACGGCAGGAAACACAGGACGTCCTGGCGCTTGTAAGGGTGCTGGCGGACTCGTCGGATACATTCGCCTTCGGCGCATTCATGCGCGGTCCATTGGTTGGGTTCAGCGAACAGGAGCTGCTCGACATAACCGCCGCCCTATCCGCCGATGGGACGGGGCAAACCTTCTTTACGGTGCGCACAGACCCCGACTTGGTGCAGCATCCGCTGGCCAAGGACATTCTCATTCTGCTGCAGAGCCTGCGGCGCAAGGCGTCCGTCACCACCCCGAGCCTCATTCTCGCCGAGGCCCTCGAGCGTTTAAACGCCCGCGTCATCATCGCGGCGCGCCATGGTAACCGGAACGCGCGGGCACTCGCCAACCTCGATGCGCTAATCGAGAGAGCGCGCAGCTACGGAGTTGCCGGCCTGCGCGCTTTCGTCCGCGATCTCCACTCTGACTGGGAGCGCAAGGCGAGAGCACCGGAGGGTCGCATCGACGCCGCTGAGCATGCGGTCGAGATTGTCACGATCCACAGTGCGAAAGGGTTGGAATGGCCGGTGGTCATTCCGATCAACTCGACGACAGAGCTCTATCGGCCGGACCAGTTCGTTCACAGGCAATCTGACAACAGCCTGCATTGGATGATCGGTGGCGTCACGCCCCCGGAGCTGGCTGCGGCGCGCGCGGCGGAAAGCCTCGAAGATGCCAATCAGCGGGAGAGAATTTGGTATGTGGCGTGCACACGGGCGCGAAACCTTCTGATACTTCCTCATATCCCCCAAGCGTCAAAGGATTCGTGGTTCAGCTCCGTCGATCTTCGTCAGCTTGAAGTCCCGGAGCTGGATCTTTCTTCATTCACGCCACTGACAAACCGTTCGGGCGCCTCTCAACCGAATGAACAATCGGCTCAAATTTTTGCGACGGAACAGCGTTTTGTCGAGGACAGCGCGCCGCCTCTGGTATGGCGTCGGCCGAGCGAGCATGACGGTGATCGTCTTGGCGATGCTCTCGACGGGGTGATCACCTTAGACAGCCAGGCCGAGCGTCTCGAAATTGCAGGCGCCGGCGCTCGGCGCGGGGTGATCTTGCATAAACTTATGGAGGAGCTCCTAACCGGCGAACTCGCGAATGAACTGGCGGCGAGCGTCTCACGCGCCCGCTTCCTACTCGATCAGCTAACGCCTGGCACCGAGGATGATCGGGCGCGACCCGATCCCAATGAAATGGCGGCGGCGGCCCTTCGTACGCTTGCCTTGCCTGAAATTGCTGAGCTGCGGCCTCGTCTAGTGCCTGAAATGCCAGTCTGGGCGTCGGACGAGAACGTTCTTGTCGCCGGTCGTGCAGATGCTTTGGCCATCAGCGACCAGGGTATCGACACCGCATTTGATTGGAAGTCGGATGTCAATCCCACGCTCGCCGTTCGCAAAGCACACGCGCAACAATTGCGTGACTATCTCTCGGCGACCCATGCCGCTCGGGGAGCTGTTGTCTATCTCACCAGCGGCGAGATTGTCTGGGTCGAAGCTGAAAATGGCGAGCACGTATCGCGAGAGCCGGTCGCCGACCGTGACGCGCCTTGA
- a CDS encoding PD-(D/E)XK nuclease family protein encodes MITRSTHIVDGLLALRSARAAAAMGGAIGREILTLPLLAGRLVGGFTTPAGTDVLYPAIQAALAAGGFQDIADIAGLPGMPRAVLQSLDSVWRTDLDLASLAHEAARFHDLALIEARIRESIPATHLLPRDLRDAAVKRANHARRLLGSVTLAGIVEVDPVWRPLLTAIVRVTDLSWDMPDGVEQPWFGGAIRKCAAPGPTQISAEASADPKSEVVEALRWARRLLSTGQVKAEDIAIAATSTQDWDDHFLAYARSAALPVHFSHGVPALSTADGQTCAALADILVKGLTQERVWRLIRRLPARPFARSLPEDWFAGIPRGAALRTLDQWREALTAARPRRAAAEPAEQTLLPILDLLARGPEAGSEAGTRLLSGASLTMWEEALRSAPPHAIALSLQALRVADQREPANSVVWCPASQLVSCPRPFTRLLGFTSRSWPRSDHDDPLIPHHMLERRKLHPVSTAERDRLHFEIIRAQSREQLVLSRAQRNARGGQLSPSTLWPGDLVVHKRDRVPEHAFSEADRLLARARDAGQLAHVRQAQLCWRNWQWRADLTAHDGLSNANHPAIEAALMRVQSTTSLQRLLRDPLGFVWRYALGWRSARQESDPLELDPTSFGELVHELISGAISALEPTPGFARASADEIDAAIEGSSAAILAAWPLQRSVPPSILWRHTVTEAARRTAKGLASDDPVRSDTRSWTEVPFGQIDPVAEQVPWEATLAVPIEPTGLVFGGRMDRLDIRATGDAARITDYKSIKPPPRAQRITLGQGRELQRVLYAIAVRTLLPEVRTVVARLIYLADDPATFELKGDELDDAVTHATGYLSAATAILRSGRIAPRWEKDAFYDDMRLALPADRETYLRRKASEFRAANQQLNKLWSAST; translated from the coding sequence ATGATCACTCGCTCTACCCACATCGTCGACGGTTTGCTAGCTTTGCGCAGCGCTCGCGCTGCAGCCGCCATGGGCGGTGCCATCGGCCGCGAAATCCTGACGCTTCCCCTTCTCGCCGGCCGCCTTGTCGGCGGGTTCACGACACCCGCAGGGACCGATGTACTTTACCCGGCGATCCAGGCAGCACTTGCTGCCGGCGGTTTTCAGGATATTGCCGACATCGCAGGTTTGCCGGGCATGCCACGGGCGGTCCTTCAATCGCTCGATTCGGTCTGGCGGACGGACTTGGATTTAGCCTCACTCGCCCACGAGGCGGCGCGATTCCACGACCTTGCCCTGATCGAGGCGAGAATCCGTGAGAGCATACCGGCTACCCATTTGCTACCGCGCGACCTTCGCGACGCGGCCGTCAAACGTGCCAATCACGCCCGCCGTCTGCTAGGATCCGTCACGCTTGCCGGAATCGTCGAGGTTGATCCGGTTTGGCGTCCGCTTCTCACTGCGATCGTGCGCGTCACCGACCTGTCCTGGGATATGCCGGACGGTGTGGAGCAGCCTTGGTTCGGCGGCGCGATCCGAAAGTGCGCAGCCCCTGGTCCCACACAGATTTCTGCCGAAGCGAGCGCCGATCCGAAGTCCGAGGTCGTGGAGGCGCTGAGATGGGCTAGGCGACTGCTATCGACGGGCCAGGTCAAGGCAGAAGACATCGCAATCGCCGCGACTTCGACGCAAGACTGGGACGACCACTTTCTTGCCTACGCGAGAAGTGCGGCGCTGCCGGTCCATTTTTCTCACGGCGTTCCGGCGCTGAGCACAGCGGACGGCCAGACCTGCGCCGCTCTCGCCGATATTCTAGTCAAAGGTCTCACCCAGGAACGCGTCTGGCGCCTAATCCGGCGCCTTCCGGCGCGGCCGTTCGCCAGGTCGCTTCCCGAAGATTGGTTCGCCGGCATTCCGAGAGGCGCAGCGTTACGGACGCTTGATCAATGGCGCGAAGCGCTGACGGCGGCCAGGCCCCGGCGGGCCGCGGCCGAGCCGGCCGAGCAAACGCTTCTGCCGATCCTCGATCTCCTTGCCCGAGGACCAGAGGCTGGAAGCGAAGCGGGGACGCGGCTTTTGAGCGGAGCCAGCCTGACGATGTGGGAAGAGGCACTGCGAAGCGCCCCGCCGCACGCAATTGCGCTATCGCTCCAAGCACTACGCGTCGCGGATCAACGCGAACCGGCCAATAGCGTTGTCTGGTGTCCGGCATCGCAGTTGGTGTCGTGTCCGCGACCGTTCACACGTCTCCTTGGCTTCACCAGCCGATCCTGGCCACGTTCGGACCATGACGATCCCCTAATCCCACATCATATGCTTGAGCGCCGCAAGCTGCATCCGGTGAGCACCGCCGAGCGAGACCGCCTTCATTTCGAGATCATAAGGGCACAATCGCGCGAGCAACTTGTCTTGTCGCGCGCTCAGCGAAACGCCAGAGGCGGCCAGCTATCACCAAGCACCTTGTGGCCGGGCGACTTGGTCGTTCACAAACGCGACCGTGTGCCAGAACACGCCTTCAGCGAAGCCGACAGATTGCTGGCGCGCGCCCGCGACGCCGGGCAGCTCGCCCATGTGCGCCAGGCTCAGCTCTGCTGGCGAAACTGGCAGTGGCGCGCGGATCTCACCGCACATGACGGATTGTCGAACGCCAATCACCCAGCGATCGAGGCGGCCCTGATGCGGGTCCAGTCGACGACCTCCTTGCAGCGTTTGTTGCGTGACCCACTGGGATTTGTTTGGCGATATGCGTTGGGCTGGCGCTCGGCTCGACAAGAGTCCGACCCGTTGGAGCTTGATCCAACGTCGTTCGGCGAGCTCGTGCACGAGTTGATCAGCGGTGCGATCTCAGCGCTCGAGCCCACGCCGGGTTTCGCGCGCGCAAGCGCCGATGAAATCGACGCAGCAATCGAAGGCTCTTCAGCGGCTATCCTCGCCGCATGGCCGTTGCAACGATCCGTTCCGCCGTCGATCCTCTGGCGCCATACGGTAACAGAAGCGGCCCGCAGGACGGCGAAAGGCCTTGCTTCCGACGATCCGGTGCGATCCGACACGCGAAGCTGGACCGAGGTGCCATTCGGCCAAATCGATCCGGTAGCCGAACAAGTGCCATGGGAGGCAACCTTGGCGGTTCCGATTGAGCCGACGGGCTTGGTCTTCGGCGGCCGGATGGACCGCCTGGATATTCGCGCGACCGGCGACGCCGCGCGGATCACGGACTACAAAAGTATCAAGCCGCCTCCAAGAGCCCAACGGATCACGCTTGGACAAGGGCGCGAGTTGCAGCGCGTGCTCTACGCAATTGCAGTGCGGACCTTGTTGCCCGAGGTCAGAACAGTGGTCGCGCGTCTGATTTATCTGGCGGATGACCCGGCAACCTTCGAGCTCAAGGGGGACGAACTCGACGATGCGGTCACCCACGCCACCGGCTACCTATCGGCGGCGACGGCAATTTTGCGCAGCGGCCGGATTGCGCCCCGTTGGGAGAAAGACGCGTTCTATGACGACATGCGTCTTGCACTTCCAGCGGACCGCGAAACCTATCTTCGTCGCAAAGCCTCTGAATTCCGCGCAGCCAACCAGCAGCTCAATAAGCTCTGGAGCGCCTCCACATGA